A window of Streptomyces gilvosporeus contains these coding sequences:
- a CDS encoding 4Fe-4S dicluster domain-containing protein, with amino-acid sequence MTGDHTTAVIGKDGLETLIRVLATRGRTVIGPTVRDGAIVLAEISGGDDLPYGWGVELEAGHYRLRPREDGAAFAHSAGPQSWKTYLHPQREREWTADRGADGVLTVTEDAAPPPSYAFLGVRPCDLRAIAVQDRVLTGGPHTDSRYRARRERAFLVAVECTEPGATCFCTSMGTGPAVDGGYDLALTEVVDGSGHRFWARAGSDEGESVLAELPRQPADGATAAVAREQVAAAADRMGRTMPEVDLQMLMRETLDAERWNDVASRCLTCGNCTMACPTCFCTSAEDVTDLTGDHAERWRRWESCFDLEFSHLPGGPVRASGRSRYRQWATHKLGIWYDQFGSSGCVGCGRCIVWCPVGIDITEEAHALNDERGNLPREAGGASQGEAPS; translated from the coding sequence ATGACGGGCGACCACACCACCGCGGTGATCGGCAAGGACGGGCTGGAGACCCTGATCAGGGTCCTCGCCACGCGGGGCCGCACGGTCATCGGGCCGACCGTGCGGGACGGGGCGATCGTACTGGCCGAGATCTCCGGCGGGGACGACCTGCCCTACGGCTGGGGCGTCGAGCTGGAGGCCGGGCACTACCGGCTGCGCCCGCGCGAGGACGGCGCGGCGTTCGCGCACAGCGCGGGACCGCAGTCGTGGAAGACGTATCTGCACCCGCAGCGGGAGCGGGAGTGGACCGCGGACCGCGGGGCCGACGGCGTGCTGACGGTGACCGAGGACGCCGCACCACCCCCGTCCTACGCGTTTCTCGGAGTGCGCCCCTGCGACCTGCGGGCCATCGCCGTACAGGACCGGGTGCTGACCGGCGGCCCGCACACCGACAGCCGCTACCGGGCCCGGCGGGAACGCGCCTTCCTGGTGGCCGTGGAATGCACCGAGCCGGGAGCCACCTGTTTCTGCACGTCCATGGGCACCGGGCCCGCCGTCGACGGTGGCTACGACCTGGCACTGACCGAGGTGGTCGACGGCAGCGGCCACCGGTTCTGGGCACGGGCCGGCAGTGACGAAGGCGAATCGGTGCTGGCGGAGCTCCCGCGTCAACCCGCCGACGGCGCGACCGCGGCAGTGGCCCGGGAGCAGGTCGCCGCGGCGGCCGACCGTATGGGTCGCACCATGCCGGAAGTCGACCTACAGATGCTGATGCGCGAGACCCTGGACGCCGAGCGTTGGAACGATGTCGCCTCACGTTGCTTGACCTGCGGCAACTGCACCATGGCGTGCCCGACCTGCTTCTGCACCTCCGCCGAGGACGTGACCGATCTGACCGGCGATCACGCCGAGCGGTGGCGGCGCTGGGAGTCCTGCTTCGACCTGGAGTTCTCGCATCTGCCGGGCGGACCGGTACGGGCGTCCGGCCGCAGCCGCTACCGGCAGTGGGCCACCCACAAACTCGGCATCTGGTACGACCAGTTCGGCAGCTCGGGCTGTGTCGGCTGCGGGCGGTGCATCGTGTGGTGCCCGGTCGGGATCGACATCACCGAGGAAGCCCATGCCCTGAACGACGAGCGCGGAAATCTCCCGAGAGAAGCTGGGGGAGCCTCGCAGGGTGAGGCCCCCTCATGA
- a CDS encoding hydrogenase maturation protease, translating into MDDSAVAERIAVIGVGNDYRHDDGVGWAVVAGLVQRGKRRPLPHGTRLTRTDGDPTRVIGAWDGVRLAIVVDAARSHPGRPGHVHRLRLDGALSQPPRAVTSSHGFPLEDTVRLAHALDRMPGDLLVYAVEAADTSLGSGLSPQVAAAVGPLVHRIEGDIVRHVLGGR; encoded by the coding sequence ATGGATGATTCTGCTGTCGCAGAGCGGATCGCCGTCATCGGTGTCGGCAACGACTACCGCCACGACGACGGCGTGGGCTGGGCCGTCGTGGCCGGACTTGTGCAGCGGGGGAAGCGGCGGCCGCTCCCCCACGGGACTCGGCTCACCCGTACTGACGGAGACCCGACGCGAGTGATCGGGGCCTGGGACGGCGTCCGTCTGGCTATCGTCGTGGACGCCGCACGGTCCCATCCGGGCCGGCCCGGCCACGTGCACCGGCTGCGACTCGACGGCGCTTTGTCGCAGCCGCCACGCGCAGTGACCAGCTCACACGGCTTCCCCCTTGAGGACACCGTCCGGCTCGCCCACGCCCTGGACCGGATGCCTGGAGACCTGCTCGTCTACGCTGTCGAAGCCGCCGACACCAGCCTCGGGTCCGGACTGTCGCCGCAGGTCGCAGCTGCGGTCGGCCCGCTCGTCCACCGTATTGAGGGGGACATCGTGCGTCACGTTCTTGGCGGGCGGTGA
- a CDS encoding dsRBD fold-containing protein gives MARTGEWGVRLYLFEDNGASTARVVLDTGTNTLTGHGKAQYTSKDVDVPEIGDELAASRAMSDLATQLMRTACDDLEGVRASSPAARTPSTDPAD, from the coding sequence ATGGCCAGAACCGGAGAATGGGGTGTCCGTCTCTACCTCTTCGAGGACAACGGAGCAAGCACGGCGCGCGTGGTGCTCGATACCGGCACCAACACACTCACCGGGCACGGCAAGGCCCAGTACACATCGAAGGACGTGGACGTTCCGGAGATCGGCGACGAACTGGCGGCCAGCCGGGCGATGAGCGATCTGGCCACGCAGCTGATGAGGACCGCGTGCGACGACTTGGAGGGCGTGCGGGCGTCGTCACCGGCGGCCCGGACACCGTCGACCGATCCGGCCGACTGA
- a CDS encoding bifunctional GNAT family N-acetyltransferase/acetate--CoA ligase family protein — protein MTDTDPGTAPGTREVPALLADGSTVRLRAACPEDRERVRRLYDGMSTDNLRSRFFMVSRRSGEQAAARLCAPPEAGHRTLVAVQGDRLVGVAEYETGDDPASAEIALAVADQFHHRGIGTLLLEHLVHIARENGITTFTADVLADNHLIHKVLADLGLRVTRQYDGAMVSGVIRLEPDERYLAAVDRRGRTAGTASLQPLLRPRSLAVIGTGTRPGSVGRAVLHNLREAHFHGLLYAVNPHAHAVLRIPAYASVADLPHPPDLAFVAVPAAAVPATVDQCGKAGVRALVVLTSGLDANRAAELTEACRHWGMRMVGPNCLGIANTEDAVRMDATFAVTRPLPGTAGVAVQSGGVGIALLDGLSRLGIGISSFVSLGDKRDVSSNDVLQWWEGDGRTELALLHLESFGNPRAFSRTARRVARRMPVLTVDAGRSTAGRRAAASHTAAAATPTMTRRALFTQAGITATRTLGELLDAAALLHSQPLPAGGRIAVVSNAGGVGVLAADACVDAGLTVPELPSDLRGQLLALLPAGAGAGNPVDTTPAVSVRELSECVDRLARSGSTDAVLVALVPTALTTAVGADLVTAVTSPVPTDRPDVPIVAVLLDQPERVRLLRAEDGQVTPAYGEPQSAARALFHAAERARWLSRPQGDVVEPAGIDSSGAHALVAAFLTREPAGGWLTTRETAQLLGCYGIPHLPQACATTEQETVDAAARLAGPGGAAVLKAQGPGLLHKSEPGAVLLDLRGERQVRSAYRDLTTRLGTGVTEVLVQPMAARGTELLAGVVQDEVFGALVVFGLGGTTSELLADHAARPAPLSDTDVHELLTAPRCAPLLFGYRGSGPVDIAGLEDLLARLSRMADDLPELAEAECDPVIARPDGTTVVDARVRLVPRHARDPYVRRLP, from the coding sequence ATGACCGACACCGACCCTGGCACCGCCCCCGGAACCCGTGAGGTCCCTGCACTCCTGGCCGACGGGAGCACGGTGCGGCTGCGCGCGGCCTGCCCCGAGGACCGCGAACGGGTACGCCGGCTCTACGACGGGATGTCCACGGACAACCTGCGCAGCCGGTTCTTCATGGTGAGCCGCCGCTCCGGCGAGCAGGCCGCCGCCCGGCTCTGCGCGCCTCCCGAAGCCGGCCACCGCACCCTGGTGGCGGTTCAGGGCGACCGGCTGGTCGGCGTCGCCGAGTACGAGACCGGCGACGACCCCGCCTCCGCCGAGATCGCCCTGGCGGTGGCCGACCAGTTCCACCACCGAGGCATCGGCACCCTGCTGCTGGAACATCTGGTCCACATCGCCCGGGAGAACGGCATCACCACGTTCACCGCCGACGTACTCGCCGACAACCACCTCATCCACAAGGTCCTGGCCGATCTCGGTCTGCGCGTCACCCGGCAGTACGACGGCGCCATGGTGAGCGGGGTCATCCGGCTCGAACCGGATGAGCGCTACCTGGCGGCGGTGGACAGGAGGGGCCGCACCGCCGGCACCGCGAGTCTGCAGCCGTTGCTGCGCCCCCGTTCCCTCGCGGTGATCGGCACCGGAACCCGGCCCGGATCGGTCGGCCGGGCCGTCCTGCACAACCTGCGCGAAGCGCATTTCCACGGACTGCTCTACGCGGTCAACCCGCATGCCCACGCCGTGCTGCGCATTCCCGCCTATGCGTCCGTCGCCGACCTTCCGCACCCGCCGGACCTCGCCTTCGTCGCGGTCCCGGCCGCCGCCGTTCCCGCGACGGTGGACCAGTGCGGAAAGGCGGGAGTCAGAGCGCTGGTGGTGCTGACCTCCGGACTGGACGCGAACCGGGCCGCGGAGCTGACCGAGGCATGCCGCCACTGGGGGATGCGGATGGTCGGTCCCAACTGTCTGGGCATCGCCAATACGGAAGACGCCGTCCGCATGGACGCGACCTTCGCCGTGACGAGGCCGCTGCCCGGTACGGCGGGGGTCGCGGTGCAGTCCGGCGGAGTCGGCATCGCGCTGCTGGACGGGCTCTCCCGCCTGGGCATCGGCATCTCCAGCTTCGTCTCGCTCGGCGACAAGCGCGATGTCAGCAGCAACGATGTGCTGCAGTGGTGGGAGGGCGACGGCAGGACCGAACTGGCGCTGCTGCACCTGGAGTCGTTCGGGAACCCGCGCGCGTTTTCCCGTACGGCCCGGCGCGTCGCTCGCCGGATGCCCGTGCTCACGGTCGACGCGGGACGCTCGACAGCGGGCCGCCGTGCGGCCGCCTCGCACACGGCGGCCGCGGCGACCCCGACCATGACCCGCCGGGCACTGTTCACCCAGGCCGGCATCACCGCCACCCGCACCCTCGGTGAACTACTGGACGCCGCGGCGCTGTTGCACTCCCAGCCGTTGCCCGCGGGCGGGCGGATCGCCGTGGTCTCCAATGCCGGCGGTGTCGGGGTGCTGGCCGCGGATGCATGTGTGGATGCGGGACTGACCGTCCCCGAACTGCCATCGGACCTCAGGGGGCAGCTGCTTGCGCTGCTTCCGGCGGGCGCCGGTGCCGGAAACCCGGTCGACACCACGCCTGCGGTGAGCGTGCGGGAACTGAGCGAGTGCGTGGACCGGCTCGCGAGGTCCGGATCGACGGATGCCGTCCTGGTCGCCCTGGTGCCCACCGCGTTGACCACGGCGGTCGGTGCCGACCTGGTCACCGCGGTGACGTCCCCGGTGCCGACGGACCGTCCCGACGTACCGATCGTCGCGGTGCTGCTCGACCAGCCGGAGCGGGTCCGGCTGCTCCGCGCGGAAGACGGGCAGGTGACACCCGCCTACGGCGAACCGCAGTCGGCCGCCAGGGCCCTGTTCCACGCCGCCGAACGGGCACGCTGGCTGTCCAGGCCACAGGGCGATGTGGTGGAGCCGGCCGGTATCGACTCCTCGGGCGCACACGCACTCGTCGCGGCATTTCTCACCCGGGAACCGGCCGGCGGCTGGCTGACCACCCGTGAGACCGCCCAACTCCTCGGCTGCTATGGCATTCCGCACCTGCCGCAAGCATGCGCCACCACCGAGCAGGAAACGGTCGATGCCGCCGCACGCCTCGCGGGCCCCGGGGGCGCCGCGGTGCTCAAGGCGCAGGGCCCCGGCCTCCTCCACAAGAGCGAACCGGGCGCCGTCCTGCTCGATCTGCGCGGCGAGCGCCAAGTACGGTCCGCCTACCGCGATCTGACGACCCGTCTCGGCACCGGCGTGACCGAAGTCCTCGTCCAGCCGATGGCCGCCCGCGGCACGGAGCTGCTGGCCGGCGTCGTCCAGGACGAAGTCTTCGGAGCCCTGGTCGTCTTCGGGCTCGGCGGCACCACCAGCGAGCTGCTCGCCGACCACGCCGCGCGCCCGGCCCCCCTCTCCGACACCGATGTCCACGAACTGCTCACCGCACCACGCTGTGCGCCGCTGCTGTTCGGCTACCGGGGCAGTGGCCCGGTCGACATCGCGGGCCTGGAGGACCTGCTGGCACGCCTCTCCCGGATGGCGGACGACCTACCCGAACTCGCCGAGGCGGAATGCGATCCGGTGATCGCCAGGCCGGACGGCACCACCGTCGTCGACGCCCGGGTCCGCCTGGTGCCCCGCCACGCTCGCGACCCCTATGTGCGTCGGCTTCCATGA
- a CDS encoding CBS domain-containing protein → MEHTPYTVSDVMTQTVVAVGQEARFKEIVETMEQWKVSALPVLAGEGRVIGVVSEADLLPKEEFRESDPDRLEQLRRLDDVRKAGALTAGELMSTPALTVHAGDTLAQAARTMACKSVKRLPVVDSEGLLQGIVSRSDLLKVFLRSDEDLAAEIRTEVVGRLFAGAAEEMSVGVTDGVVTLSGRIGNTSLIPVAARLVRAVEGVVDVRFDPAAR, encoded by the coding sequence ATGGAGCACACTCCGTACACCGTCAGCGACGTGATGACCCAGACGGTGGTCGCGGTCGGCCAGGAGGCGCGGTTCAAGGAGATCGTCGAGACCATGGAGCAGTGGAAGGTCAGCGCCCTGCCCGTGCTGGCGGGGGAGGGGCGGGTGATCGGGGTGGTCTCGGAGGCCGATCTGCTGCCCAAGGAGGAGTTCCGGGAATCCGATCCTGATCGTCTGGAGCAGCTGCGCCGACTGGACGACGTACGCAAGGCCGGGGCTCTGACGGCCGGGGAGCTGATGAGCACGCCCGCCCTGACGGTGCACGCCGGCGACACCCTCGCCCAGGCGGCGCGGACGATGGCGTGCAAGTCCGTGAAGCGTTTGCCCGTGGTCGACAGCGAGGGACTGCTGCAGGGCATCGTCAGCCGCTCCGACCTGCTGAAGGTCTTTCTGCGCTCCGACGAGGACCTGGCGGCGGAAATCCGTACGGAGGTCGTCGGCCGGCTGTTCGCCGGAGCGGCGGAGGAAATGTCGGTCGGTGTCACCGACGGAGTGGTCACCCTCAGCGGCCGGATCGGCAACACCTCGCTCATCCCCGTCGCGGCACGGCTGGTGCGGGCGGTCGAGGGCGTCGTGGACGTGAGGTTCGACCCCGCAGCGCGATGA
- a CDS encoding serine/threonine-protein kinase gives MTAEPFGAPSPSAFEALSSDDPHAIGGYRLCALLGAGGMGRVYLAYTAGGRPVALKVVRPELAEDPGFRHRFAQEVASARRIHGFYTAQVVDAGTDATTPWLATTFVPGPSLQQVVHQHGPLPERTVLLLVAGIAEALHAIHAAGVVHRDLKPGNVLVAADGPRVIDFGIARAADANPLTGTGLRIGSPGFMAPEQALGLPATPATDVFALGALIACIGSGMPPFGDGPEPASLYRAIHEEPDLTHLPHGLHELVRLCLAKNPEDRPSTAWLIEAARNHPATGGELRISDGWLPEQVSSEIQRHTALPTTPPPPATLLDPGRSAAVAPAAPVLPAPAPDRPQPAAATRRAATTARRRARIALLTTAAFLVGGATIFVLLNSAYFDHHGNKDVAARGSHPPPSPSTSPQPTTASGYSVAYTNLELTSPDSDYEFDLKAGKVTQNNSTWYLGRENGAYYVPDDSAAYIPPAGPLTLTDCLKGIDTQPASTLPFTTLRVGRSFCVRYPGGQDIAIIRTLTDGSNDGPVKVSLTYYRHSA, from the coding sequence ATGACCGCAGAGCCCTTCGGCGCCCCGTCGCCCTCGGCCTTCGAGGCGCTGTCCTCGGACGACCCCCACGCGATCGGCGGCTACCGCCTCTGCGCGCTGCTCGGCGCGGGCGGCATGGGCCGGGTCTACCTGGCCTACACAGCCGGCGGTCGTCCGGTCGCGCTCAAGGTGGTCCGGCCGGAGCTCGCCGAGGATCCGGGGTTTCGGCACCGCTTCGCCCAGGAGGTTGCCAGCGCTCGGCGTATCCACGGCTTTTACACCGCCCAGGTGGTCGACGCGGGAACCGACGCCACCACCCCCTGGCTCGCTACCACCTTCGTGCCCGGCCCCTCCCTCCAGCAAGTCGTCCACCAACACGGCCCACTGCCCGAACGTACCGTCCTGCTGCTCGTCGCCGGCATCGCCGAGGCCCTGCACGCGATCCACGCCGCGGGGGTCGTCCACCGCGACCTCAAGCCCGGCAACGTCCTCGTCGCCGCCGACGGCCCCCGCGTCATCGACTTCGGCATCGCCCGCGCCGCCGACGCCAACCCGCTCACCGGCACCGGCCTGCGCATCGGCTCACCGGGCTTCATGGCACCCGAACAAGCCCTCGGACTACCCGCCACCCCGGCCACTGACGTGTTCGCCCTGGGCGCCCTGATCGCCTGCATAGGCTCCGGCATGCCCCCCTTCGGTGACGGACCCGAACCCGCCTCCCTCTACCGGGCGATACACGAGGAGCCCGACCTCACCCATCTTCCGCACGGACTGCACGAACTGGTCCGGCTCTGTCTGGCCAAGAACCCCGAGGACCGGCCGAGCACAGCCTGGCTGATCGAGGCCGCCCGCAACCACCCCGCCACCGGCGGCGAACTCCGTATCTCCGACGGCTGGCTGCCTGAGCAGGTGAGTAGCGAGATCCAGCGCCACACCGCCCTACCGACCACGCCTCCGCCGCCCGCGACCCTCCTCGACCCGGGCCGATCCGCGGCCGTGGCCCCGGCGGCACCGGTCCTCCCTGCCCCGGCGCCCGACCGGCCGCAGCCGGCAGCCGCCACACGCAGAGCCGCGACCACCGCACGCCGACGCGCCCGCATCGCGCTCCTGACGACCGCCGCCTTCCTCGTCGGCGGCGCAACGATCTTCGTCCTGCTCAACTCCGCTTACTTCGACCACCACGGCAACAAGGACGTCGCTGCCAGAGGCAGCCACCCCCCGCCCTCCCCCTCCACGTCCCCGCAACCGACCACGGCCTCCGGCTACTCCGTGGCCTACACGAACCTCGAACTCACCTCCCCCGACTCCGACTACGAGTTCGACCTCAAAGCCGGGAAGGTGACCCAAAACAACTCCACCTGGTACCTGGGCCGCGAGAACGGCGCGTACTACGTCCCCGACGACAGCGCCGCCTACATCCCCCCGGCCGGCCCCCTCACTCTCACCGACTGCCTCAAGGGCATCGACACCCAGCCCGCCTCCACCCTCCCCTTCACCACCCTGCGCGTCGGCCGCAGCTTCTGCGTCCGCTACCCGGGCGGCCAGGACATCGCCATCATCCGCACACTCACCGACGGTTCGAACGACGGCCCGGTCAAGGTCTCCCTCACCTACTACCGCCACTCCGCCTGA
- a CDS encoding GlsB/YeaQ/YmgE family stress response membrane protein, producing MGIISWIVLGLLAGAIAKMLLPGRDPGGLIGTTLIGVAGAFVGGWLSARFLDRPVEQDFFDLYTWGAAIAGSLVLLIGYRILVGNSRE from the coding sequence ATGGGCATCATCAGCTGGATCGTCCTCGGCCTGCTCGCCGGAGCCATCGCCAAGATGCTGCTGCCCGGCCGCGACCCGGGCGGCCTGATCGGTACCACTCTCATCGGCGTCGCGGGCGCCTTCGTCGGCGGCTGGCTCTCGGCCCGCTTCCTCGACCGCCCGGTGGAGCAGGACTTCTTCGACCTCTACACCTGGGGCGCCGCGATCGCCGGTTCCCTGGTGTTGCTCATCGGTTACCGCATCTTGGTCGGCAACTCCCGCGAATGA
- a CDS encoding flavin monoamine oxidase family protein: protein MTMHRRRFLQNAGLGLPSLAALTSLSACKAGPTEANPSVSSDSERVIVVGAGISGLAAARHLADRGQGVVVLEARNRIGGRIWTSGKWAGMPLDLGASWIHGIDSNPIAALAAKARARTVVTNPDSSTGYLADGSEVDGAQAKAIDRWQSKMEDALSSYQDDADKDASVRSVVERALRWSSLSDDDKALISFGLNDYEHEYSGSVDRMSALYFDSGADIKGKDVLFPGGYHQITDLLASGLSIRTGHVVKHIDWDSSGVTVATDKDTFLAGHVVVTLPLGVLQRGAVTFGPGLPANKRTAIDKLGMGVLNKCYLRFPKVFWPDTDWMTHVPDVDKYGQWEQWINISRVTGRPVLLGFNAADFGRTTEGWSDTRIVDSAMGTLRTIFGSDIPAPVGYQITRWASDPYACGSYSYNKIGSTPSMRDSLAAAVEDRVHFAGEATHRDSYQTVHGAYLSGIRAAKEVAD from the coding sequence ATGACGATGCATCGCCGGCGCTTCCTGCAGAACGCGGGCCTGGGCCTGCCCAGCCTCGCCGCTCTCACTTCCCTGTCCGCCTGCAAGGCCGGCCCGACCGAGGCGAACCCCTCGGTCTCGTCCGACAGCGAACGGGTGATAGTCGTCGGCGCCGGGATCAGCGGTCTTGCCGCAGCCCGCCACCTGGCCGACCGGGGGCAGGGCGTGGTGGTCCTCGAAGCGCGCAACCGGATCGGCGGCCGCATCTGGACCAGCGGGAAGTGGGCCGGCATGCCGCTCGACCTCGGCGCCTCATGGATTCACGGCATCGACAGCAATCCGATCGCCGCGCTGGCCGCGAAGGCCAGGGCGCGGACGGTCGTGACCAACCCCGACAGTTCCACCGGCTACCTCGCCGACGGCAGCGAGGTCGATGGTGCACAGGCGAAAGCGATCGACCGCTGGCAGAGCAAAATGGAGGACGCGTTGTCCTCGTACCAGGACGACGCGGACAAGGATGCGTCGGTGCGCAGCGTGGTGGAGCGTGCGCTGCGCTGGTCCTCACTGTCGGACGACGACAAGGCCCTGATCTCGTTCGGGCTCAACGACTACGAGCACGAGTACTCGGGCAGCGTGGACCGGATGTCGGCCCTGTACTTCGACAGCGGCGCGGACATCAAGGGCAAGGACGTGCTGTTCCCCGGCGGCTACCACCAGATCACCGATCTGCTCGCCTCCGGGCTGTCCATCCGGACCGGGCACGTCGTCAAGCACATCGACTGGGACTCCAGCGGCGTGACCGTCGCCACCGACAAAGACACCTTTCTCGCCGGCCACGTGGTGGTGACGCTACCGCTGGGCGTGCTGCAGAGAGGCGCGGTCACCTTCGGCCCCGGCCTGCCCGCGAACAAACGCACCGCCATCGACAAGCTCGGCATGGGCGTGCTCAACAAGTGCTACCTGCGCTTCCCCAAGGTGTTCTGGCCGGACACCGACTGGATGACCCACGTACCGGATGTGGACAAGTACGGCCAGTGGGAACAGTGGATCAACATCAGCCGCGTCACCGGCCGGCCGGTGCTGCTCGGCTTCAACGCCGCCGATTTCGGCCGCACGACCGAGGGTTGGAGCGACACCCGGATCGTCGACAGCGCCATGGGAACGCTGAGAACCATCTTCGGCAGTGACATCCCCGCCCCTGTCGGCTATCAGATCACCCGCTGGGCGTCCGACCCGTACGCGTGCGGCTCGTACTCGTACAACAAGATCGGCTCCACACCGTCCATGCGTGACAGTCTCGCCGCCGCCGTGGAAGACCGTGTGCACTTCGCCGGTGAGGCGACGCACCGCGACTCCTACCAGACCGTCCACGGTGCCTACTTGTCGGGAATCCGCGCCGCCAAGGAAGTCGCGGACTGA
- a CDS encoding TetR/AcrR family transcriptional regulator yields the protein MRTDAAEVLDSAIAVLAKDRAASMQVIAARAGISRATLVRLFPTRKLLVQAMAEKILDDCDRVLTRTEADSAPMDQVLGVLVAEYTPFAQLWNLVYVDPDVSGLPEASTRAKAIFIRTVKLMERGQKSGLLRHDMPATWLASTFCGLAETAWELTLEGHMGARQAPDFINAILLHGAAA from the coding sequence ATGCGTACCGACGCGGCAGAGGTGTTGGACTCGGCGATCGCGGTCCTCGCCAAGGACCGAGCGGCGTCCATGCAGGTCATCGCTGCACGCGCGGGCATCAGCCGGGCGACCCTGGTCCGCCTGTTCCCCACCCGTAAGCTCCTGGTGCAGGCGATGGCCGAGAAGATCCTGGACGACTGCGACCGGGTCCTGACCCGGACCGAGGCCGACTCCGCGCCCATGGACCAGGTACTGGGCGTGCTGGTCGCCGAGTACACGCCGTTCGCCCAACTGTGGAACCTGGTCTACGTCGATCCCGATGTCTCGGGTCTGCCCGAGGCCAGCACACGGGCCAAGGCAATCTTCATCCGGACGGTCAAGCTCATGGAACGCGGCCAGAAATCGGGGTTGCTACGCCACGACATGCCGGCCACCTGGCTGGCCTCGACGTTCTGCGGCCTGGCCGAGACCGCATGGGAGCTGACACTTGAAGGCCACATGGGCGCCCGCCAGGCCCCGGACTTCATCAACGCGATCCTGCTGCACGGCGCTGCTGCCTGA